The Vicia villosa cultivar HV-30 ecotype Madison, WI linkage group LG1, Vvil1.0, whole genome shotgun sequence genome includes a region encoding these proteins:
- the LOC131644768 gene encoding myb family transcription factor PHL5-like: protein MNENKIDYLGRIQQNHIQNGDCSSQYFDMRNASNIGNFSQPFSMEQSSSSTIISRFESPNSAFYATEICMGFPTHDLEFPLYQCPRENIFIDSSTNQTSNNFDLSNFNTLQPLVRSQLNTDDQCCRSPQKSNGNFQHKLFIDNAASISMSPLIHSNGNQEHKVSCGSYDFPVSQLNFSYQQEKVSQTMSTGNVSTTSGNPCGSSVSSKTRIRWTQDLHEKFVECVNRLGGAEKATPKAILRLMESDGLTIFHVKSHLQKYRIAKYMPEPAQGKCEKRTHVENVHLDVKSGLQIREALQLQLDVQRRLHEQLEIQRKLQLRIEEQGKQLKMMFDQQQKTNTCQLNNQSLDNTSNNDTQISPKDIEVSIFEGSENSLFSSKIS, encoded by the exons ATGAATGAGAATAAGATTGATTATTTAGGAAGGATCCAACAAAACCATATACAAAATGGTGATTGTTCAAGTCAATATTTTGATATGAGAAATGCTTCAAATATTGGAAATTTTAGTCAACCATTTTCAATGGAACAATCATCATCTAGCACAATTATAAGCCGTTTTGAGTCGCCAAATTCAGCTTTTTATGCAACAGAAATTTGCATGGGATTTCCAACACATGATTTGGAGTTTCCTTTGTATCAATGTCCaagggaaaatattttcataGATTCTTCAACAAACCAAACTAGCAATAACTTTGATTTGTCAAATTTTAACACTTTGCAACCATTGGTTAGATCTCAATTGAATACTGATGATCAATGTTGTAGATCTCCTCAGAAATCCAATGGAAATTTTCAACATAAACTCTTCATTGATAACGCGGCGTCAATTAGTATGAGTCCATTAATTCATTCTAATGGAAATCAGGAGCATAAA GTTTCATGTGGTTCATATGATTTCCCGGTTTCTCAGTTGAATTTCTCTTATCAGCAAGAGAAAGTTTCTCAAACAATGTCTACAGGAAATGTCTCAACAACTTCAGGAAACCCTTGTGGATCATCGGTCTCGAGTAAAACAAGAATAAGATGGACTCAAGATCTTCATGAGAAGTTTGTTGAGTGTGTGAATCGTCTTGGAGGTGCTGAAA AGGCGACCCCAAAAGCTATATTAAGGCTGATGGAATCAGATGGATTGACAATCTTCCATGTTAAAAGTCACCTGCAGAAATATAGAATTGCGAAATACATGCCAGAACCTGCTCAAG GGAAATGTGAGAAAAGAACTCATGTAGAGAATGTGCATCTCGATGTCAAATC TGGCTTGCAAATAAGAGAGGCGCTTCAGCTTCAACTCGATGTTCAGAGGCGTCTTCACGAACAACTTGAG ATTCAGCGAAAATTACAGTTGCGAATCGAGGAACAAGGAAAGCAGCTGAAGATGATGTTTGACCAACAGCAGAAGACAAATACTTGCCAACTGAATAATCAGAGTTTGGATAATACATCAAATAATGATACACAAATTAGTCCTAAGGATATTGAGGTTTCTATTTTTGAAGGGTCTGAAAATTCATTATTCTCTTCAAAGATAAGTTAG